One segment of Carya illinoinensis cultivar Pawnee chromosome 1, C.illinoinensisPawnee_v1, whole genome shotgun sequence DNA contains the following:
- the LOC122310521 gene encoding uncharacterized protein LOC122310521: MDRSWMKKPRHTQEYVDGVNDFLKFACEHCDTDSPICCPCRKCGLRKMFMPHMVYDHLISYGISQGYTIWHAHGERIGEASYHATDAQNNNEQINEGSGGMTTMLHDVFPMFDPEIVEGGPEIGVDAGEAGVQNENRQGSSERVNKFYNMLKDADEPLYEGCTKHTKFSAIVRLWNMKCLGGLSNSIFTELLEFVNELLPPGASFPKNTYEAKKYMNELGLGYEKILVCPNGCMLFWKDNENLETCVVCGASKWKQKESMDDRSRKGKRSPAKILRWFPLKTRLQRLFMSSKTSSQMKWHAIGRSNDGVLRHPADGMAWKTFDSQHDDFASDPRNVRLGFRTKSKRE, encoded by the exons ATGGATAGAAGTTGGATGAAAAAACCTCGACATACACAAGAGTATGTCGATGGTGTCAATGACTTTTTGAAGTTTGCATGCGAGCATTGTGATACAGATTCGCCGATTTGTTGCCCATGTAGAAAATGTGGATTACGTAAGATGTTCATGCCCCACATGgtatatgatcatttgattagcTATGGAATTTCTCAAGGTTACACCATTTGGCATGCTCATGGGGAGAGAATAGGGGAGGCATCTTACCATGCTACTGAtgcccaaaataataatgagcaaataaatgaaggcTCTGGTGGGATGACAACCATGTTACATGATGTTTTCCCCATGTTTGATCCTGAAATAGTGGAGGGTGGGCCTGAAATAGGTGTGGATGCTGGAGAGGCTGgagtgcaaaatgaaaatcgacAAGGTTCTAGCGAaagagttaataaattttacaatatgttgaAAGATGCTGATGAACCATTATATGAAGGGTGCACAAAACATACTAAGTTTAGTGCTATTGTACGTCTCTGGAATATGAAGTGTTTGGGTGGATTGAGTAATAGCATATTCACAGAACTACTTGAATTTGTGAATGAGTTGCTCCCACCAGGAGCATCATTTCCTAAAAATACGTACGAGGCGAAGAAGTACATGAATGAGTTAGGTCTTGGATACGAGAAGATCTTAGTATGTCCCAATGGttgtatgttattttggaaggacaatGAGAATCTGGAAACATGCGTGGTATGCGGAGCGTCAAAATGGAAGCAAAAAGAGTCTATGGATGATAGGTCTAGAAAAGGTAAAAGAAGTCCAGCTAAAATATTACGATGGTTTCCGTTAAAGACAAGGTTGCAAAGGCTTTTTATGTCATCGAAGACTTCTTCACAAATGAAATGGCATGCTATAGGCCGCAGTAATGATGGGGTACTAAGGCATCCAGCAGATGGCATGGCTTGGAAGACGTTTGATTCACAACATGATGATTTTGCGTCTGACCCccgcaatgttaggcttg gCTTCAGGACAAAAtcgaaaagagaatga